One Spinacia oleracea cultivar Varoflay chromosome 4, BTI_SOV_V1, whole genome shotgun sequence DNA segment encodes these proteins:
- the LOC130471656 gene encoding uncharacterized protein encodes MDFSQKDGKKSKKSQEKATTPQPATTSKFQPSLLNPVHPSQAQSVISPITKNTSIPAQREFAVEDDDELEIESPAREQPKTPLEQTLQERLSPLSEVFTGEQLKTLSAVMADLSELPASQQPGSVGSLRKTRSAVPQLPVRDLLTALNQENTPEKRKRSDPAETEWPETEQVPTAEYERRAPVLQIARRQTIQPKDSPLCREILEERMERIKIPTGRYDGTTDPEDHCTTFEQHMMLYTDSDAMWCKVFPSTLLGVAASWYKGIEAHSIYSFRQLQASFLSRFVSKQKRKKSSGELMSFAQRDREPLRDYLTRFNNESITIPNLQQEVAVLALMRGMQECEFKKYLSRESYTNLGDVLHKANEYIRGDEMMKISNVVVATGGNVGYNPSYNPQTGKGGNNFHQSNYQQGAGQRNQNNRNANPQGQRSRQDRRESRGLFDNYTPLNTPRTAIYNINNKMDGWRRPPPMQSRERNVKKFCDFHNEHGHLTEDCRDLKDNIEDMVRKGYFSQYRARQGNGNNNSVGGNPTNSYRPQQQNQQQYPRIEQPYQPPRIEQKQPETSARAEQRDGGKKPPVYVISGGPVHGGTISGASRSLEEHRHMVNFHNTRVWPNPPSIPVMTFSESDCRGIIFPHDDPLVLTIDIANADVNRVLVDGGSSANIIFWEAFKQLHIPEDELQRVNYPVIGFSGSTVYPEGSIRLPVKIGEGSEMRDLMVDFLIIKVPAAYNVIIGRPFIHDVQAVVSTYHLTMIYMSNLERPAKIRGSQLAQGPVT; translated from the coding sequence ATGGATTTCTCACAGAAAGACggtaaaaaatcaaagaaaagtcaAGAAAAAGCAACAACCCCACAACCGGCGACAACCTCCAAGTTTCAACCCTCACTTCTAAACCCCGTCCATCCGTCACAAGCACAATCAGTTATCAGCCCAATAACAAAAAACACCTCGATACCGGCACAAAGGGAATTCGCagtggaggatgatgatgagttaGAAATAGAAAGCCCTGCCAGAGAGCAACCGAAAACTCCGCTGGAGCAGACGCTGCAGGAGCGCCTGTCTCCCCTGTCGGAAGTATTCACGGGAGAGCAATTGAAAACACTGTCAGCGGTGATGGCCGATTTGTCAGAGCTACCAGCTTCGCAGCAGCCAGGGTCAGTCGGCAGTCTAAGAAAGACCAGGTCGGCGGTCCCCCAGTTACCTGTTAGGGATCTCCTAACCGCCCTGAATCAAGAGAACACCCCAGAAAAAAGAAAGCGCTCGGATCCGGCGGAAACAGAATGGCCTGAAACAGAGCAAGTCCCCACCGCGGAATATGAACGAAGAGCGCCGGTTCTACAGATAGCTAGACGGCAGACAATCCAGCCAAAGGATTCTCCCCTGTGCCGAGAAATCCTAGAAGAAAGGATGGAAAGGATAAAAATCCCGACAGGAAGATACGATGGGACGACGGATCCGGAGGATCACTGCACCACATTCGAACAGCACATGATGCTGTACACTGATTCTGATGCCATGTGGTGCAAAGTATTCCCATCCACACTCCTAGGAGTGGCAGCGAGCTGGTATAAGGGCATAGAGGCACACTCCATATACAGTTTCCGACAGCTGCAGGCGTCGTTTTTGTCACGATTTGTGAGCaaacagaagagaaagaaatcATCGGGAGAGTTGATGTCGTTCGCTCAAAGAGATAGAGAGCCGTTAAGGGATTATCTCACCCGCTTTAACAACGAGTCAATCACTATTCCCAATTTGCAGCAGGAGGTTGCTGTTCTGGCTCTTATGAGGGGAATGCAAGAGTGCGAATTCAAGAAATATCTCAGCCGGGAGTCATACACCAATCTGGGTGACGTCCTGCACAAGGCCAACGAGTACATCAGGGGGGATGAAATGATGAAGATCTCCAATGTGGTAGTGGCAACCGGCGGAAATGTCGGGTACAATCCAAGCTATAACCCACAGACGGGAAAAGGAGGAAACAATTTTCATCAGAGCAATTATCAGCAAGGGGCAGGCcagagaaaccagaataacagaAATGCCAATCCACAAGGGCAGAGAAGCCGGCAAGACAGAAGGGAGTCCAGAGGACTCTTTGATAACTACACTCCGCTGAACACACCGCGGACGgcaatttataacataaacaaCAAGATGGATGGCTGGAGAAGGCCACCACCAATGCAGAGTAGGGAAAGGAATGTCAAGAAATTCTGTGACTTCCATAATGAGCACGGCCACCTAACAGAGGACTGCAGAGACctcaaagacaacattgaggatatGGTCAGAAAGGGGTATTTCTCACAGTATAGGGCAAGGCAGGGAAATGGTAACAACAACTCGGTGGGAGGAAACCCTACCAATTCATACCGGCCACAAcagcaaaatcaacaacaataccCTAGAATCGAGCAACCATATCAGCCGCCTAGAATCGAGCAAAAACAGCCGGAAACCAGTGCCAGAGCAGAACAGAGGGATGGCGGGAAAAAACCACCCGTGTATGTAATTTCTGGCGGCCCAGTCCACGGAGGGACAATAAGCGGCGCCAGTAGAAGCTTGGAGGAACACAGGCACATGGTAAACTTTCATAACACAAGAGTGTGGCCTAACCCACCCAGCATACCAGTGATGACATTCTCGGAATCGGATTGCAGAGGCATCATTTTCCCGCATGATGACCCACTAGTTCTTACAATTGATATAGCAAATGCCGATGTGAACAGAGTACTGGTAGACGGCGGCAGCTCAGCAAACATCATCTTCTGGGAAGCTTTCAAACAATTGCACATACCAGAGGACGAACTTCAAAGGGTAAACTACCCAGTAATCGGTTTCTCAGGATCTACAGTGTACCCAGAGGGTAGTATAAGGCTGCCGGTGAAAATCGGAGAAGGATCCGAAATGCGAGATCTCATGGTGGATTTCCTA